DNA sequence from the Gemmatimonadales bacterium genome:
GGGGCGCCGCCCGTGCCGGGCGTGAGCCCCTGGTACGCGGTGCTGCGGCTGCCGCGCCCGCAGCTGGCCGAGCGGATCGCCGAGCGCACCCGGACGATGCTGGCGTCGGGACTGGTGGACGAGGTGCGCCGGCTGCTGGCGTCGAACGTTCCGCAGGACGCGCCGGCCCTGGAGCTGGTGGGCTACCGCGAGGTGGTCGCGTTCATGTACGGCGCGACGGACGAGGCGGGCCTGGCCGAGGCCATCACGACGGCCACGCGGCAGTTCGCCAAGCGCCAGGAGACGTGGCTGCGCCACCAGCTCAAGGGTCCGGTGGCATGGTTCGACGCCGCCGAGGAGCCCGGGGCGCTGGCGGAGCAGATGCTGGCCCGCTATCGTGCGGCGACGTCCTGATCCCATGCGCATCGGCATCGCCTGCTATCCGACCTACGGCGGCTCCGGCGCCGTCGCCACCGAGCTGGGGCTCGCGCTGGCGCACCGTGGGCACGAGGTGCACTTCGTGTCCTATGCGCAGCCGTTCCGGCTGCGCGGCTACAGCGAGCGGGTCACCTTCCACGAAGTGAAGATCGGCGCGTACCCGCTGTTCGAGCACCCGCCCTATTCGCTCGCGCTGGCGGTGATGCTGCACGAGGTGGCGGTCAAGCACGGGCTCGACGTCATCCACGCGCACTACGCCATCCCGCACGCGATGAGCGCGCTGGAGGCCCGGCAGCTGATGACCGGCGGCCAGACGGTGGCGGTCGTCACCACCCTGCACGGCACCGACATCACGCTGGTGGGACAGGACCCGAGCTACCACACCATCACCAAGTACTCGATCGAGCATTCCGACGCGGTGACCGCGGTGTCGGACTACCTGCGGGCCGAGACCTACCGCGCGTTCGGCTGCACGTCGTGCGAGATCGCGGTGATCCCGAACTTCGTGGACCTCGACGAGTTCCAGCCGCGGGAGGCCGGCGCGGCGGCGGGCGTGAAGACCCTGATGCACATCTCCAACATGCGCCCGGTGAAGCGGCTGCAGGACGTGGTCCGCATCTTCGCGAAGGTGCGCGCCAAGGTCCCCTCGCGGCTGGTGCTGGTGGGCGACGGGCCCGAGCGGGCGACGGCGGAGCGCGAGGTCGAGACGCTCGGCCTCGGCGC
Encoded proteins:
- the bshA gene encoding N-acetyl-alpha-D-glucosaminyl L-malate synthase BshA, which produces MRIGIACYPTYGGSGAVATELGLALAHRGHEVHFVSYAQPFRLRGYSERVTFHEVKIGAYPLFEHPPYSLALAVMLHEVAVKHGLDVIHAHYAIPHAMSALEARQLMTGGQTVAVVTTLHGTDITLVGQDPSYHTITKYSIEHSDAVTAVSDYLRAETYRAFGCTSCEIAVIPNFVDLDEFQPREAGAAAGVKTLMHISNMRPVKRLQDVVRIFAKVRAKVPSRLVLVGDGPERATAEREVETLGLGAHVRFLGKVEDVAQALRSADLYLLPSDVESFGLSALEALATGVPVVGSNTGGLPEVVEHGVSGFLAAPGDVEALAAGALALLSDPAKWKAASAAARERARTFDIRKVVPQYEEFYAAVVGA